A section of the Triticum dicoccoides isolate Atlit2015 ecotype Zavitan chromosome 7A, WEW_v2.0, whole genome shotgun sequence genome encodes:
- the LOC119332761 gene encoding uncharacterized protein LOC119332761, with the protein MSKKNHRDHDAWILTVDMRTKRVGEPVPFNAKRSSDRNRNPTYIPCALNKYLNNESDLAQVGLQNARFHGHFSLQLPLQNSNKHSNISQQKRQRLLSPQKANSYPNAYQQKRQTIDSNEATGSCTSHQITREILDANVRWAKYTNPPDYLSV; encoded by the exons atgtccaagaaaaatcatcgggaCCATGATGCATGGATTCTCACTGTTGACATGAGGACCAAGAGAGTGGGAGAGCCAGTGCCATTTAATGCCAAGAGATCATCAGATCGTAATCGTAATCCCACCTACATTCCTTGTGCGCTGAACAAATATCTGAATAATGAATCAG ATCTAGCTCAGGTTGGCTTGCAAAATGCCCGTTTTCATGGACATTTTTCGCTTCAG CTGCCCCTTCAAAACTCGAACAAGCACAGTAATATTTCCCAACAGAAACGGCAGCGACTG CTGTCCCCGCAGAAAGCGAACAGCTATCCTAATGCTTACCAACAGAAGCGGCAGACCATTGATTCAAATGAGGCGACCGGCTCATGCACTTCTCATCAG ATAACACGTGAGATTCTTGATGCTAATGTGCGATGGGCAAAGTATACAAACCCACCAGATTATCTTTCGGTTTGA